Proteins encoded in a region of the Paucibacter sediminis genome:
- the tgt gene encoding tRNA guanosine(34) transglycosylase Tgt codes for MLKFELLKTEGRARRGTLTLNHGVVQTPIFMPVGTYGTVKGVMPRSLEEMGAQIILGNTFHLWMRPGLDIMKQFGGLHQFESWNKPILTDSGGFQVWSLGEMRKISEEGVKFASPVNGDKLFLTPEISMQIQTVLNSDIVMQFDECTPYETKGHITTELEARKSMEMSLRWAKRCQDEFARLQNPNALFGIVQGGMFEKLRDESLAGLAALDLPGYAIGGLSVGEPKDDMQRVLAHIGHQLPSHKPRYLMGVGTPEDLVEGVAQGIDMFDCVMPTRNARNGHLFTRFGDLRLRNARYKTDARPVDETCGCYTCKTFSRAYLHHLDRCGEMLGPMLTSIHNLHYYLNLMQEVREALDAGTFEAFRLQFAADRARGL; via the coding sequence ATGCTGAAGTTCGAACTCCTCAAGACCGAGGGCCGCGCACGCCGTGGCACGCTCACCCTCAACCATGGCGTCGTGCAGACGCCCATCTTCATGCCCGTGGGTACCTACGGCACGGTGAAGGGGGTGATGCCGCGCTCGCTGGAGGAGATGGGTGCGCAGATCATCCTGGGCAATACCTTCCACCTCTGGATGCGGCCGGGCCTGGACATCATGAAGCAGTTCGGCGGCCTGCATCAGTTCGAGAGCTGGAACAAGCCCATCCTCACCGACAGCGGCGGCTTCCAGGTCTGGTCGCTCGGCGAGATGCGCAAGATCTCGGAAGAGGGCGTCAAGTTCGCCTCGCCGGTGAATGGCGACAAGCTCTTCCTCACGCCCGAGATCAGCATGCAGATCCAGACGGTGCTGAACTCCGACATCGTGATGCAGTTCGACGAGTGCACGCCCTACGAGACCAAGGGCCACATCACCACCGAGCTGGAAGCGCGCAAGTCGATGGAGATGAGCTTGCGCTGGGCCAAGCGCTGCCAGGACGAGTTCGCGCGCCTGCAGAACCCCAACGCCCTGTTCGGCATCGTGCAGGGCGGTATGTTCGAAAAGCTGCGCGATGAATCGCTGGCCGGCCTGGCCGCGCTGGACCTGCCGGGCTACGCCATCGGCGGCCTCAGCGTGGGCGAGCCCAAGGACGATATGCAGCGCGTGCTGGCCCATATCGGCCACCAGCTCCCCAGCCACAAGCCGCGCTACCTGATGGGCGTGGGCACGCCGGAGGACCTGGTGGAGGGCGTGGCCCAGGGCATCGACATGTTCGATTGCGTGATGCCCACGCGCAATGCGCGCAACGGCCACCTGTTCACCCGCTTCGGCGATCTGCGCCTGCGCAATGCGCGCTACAAGACCGATGCGCGCCCGGTGGACGAGACCTGCGGCTGCTATACCTGCAAGACCTTCAGCCGCGCCTATCTGCACCACCTGGACCGCTGCGGCGAGATGCTGGGCCCCATGCTCACCAGCATCCACAACCTGCACTACTACCTCAACCTGATGCAAGAGGTGCGCGAGGCGCTGGACGCGGGGACCTTCGAGGCCTTCCGCCTGCAGTTTGCGGCGGACCGCGCGCGCGGGCTCTAG